A single Henriciella sp. AS95 DNA region contains:
- a CDS encoding tellurite resistance TerB family protein, with the protein MSDVKILFGNEPEPEKKEGSFPDITKLEQEFNENSESDWTIPEAFLCLLLEAAFADGTLAPEERDEIAALVRRSRTMKRLSPQQMAAVNQTVNERMRERKEGLREACLALPHDMRLSVFAHCVDIVLADRQLRETEEDFLNRITDIMQLDPNMTQAIKRVMLIKNRY; encoded by the coding sequence ATGAGCGACGTCAAAATCCTTTTTGGAAACGAACCAGAGCCCGAAAAGAAGGAAGGCTCCTTTCCAGACATCACCAAGCTGGAGCAGGAGTTCAACGAGAACAGCGAATCCGACTGGACCATTCCTGAGGCCTTCCTCTGCCTCCTGCTGGAAGCGGCGTTTGCCGACGGGACGCTGGCCCCGGAAGAACGTGATGAAATCGCAGCGCTCGTGCGCCGCTCGCGCACCATGAAACGCCTCAGCCCGCAGCAGATGGCAGCCGTGAACCAGACCGTGAATGAGCGGATGCGCGAGCGTAAGGAAGGCTTGCGCGAAGCCTGTCTCGCCTTGCCCCATGACATGCGCCTGTCCGTCTTTGCGCACTGCGTGGACATCGTTCTGGCCGACCGCCAGCTGCGTGAGACCGAGGAAGACTTCCTCAATCGCATCACCGACATCATGCAGCTCGACCCGAACATGACGCAGGCGATCAAGCGCGTCATGCTGATCAAGAACCGTTATTAG